In one Niallia taxi genomic region, the following are encoded:
- a CDS encoding Nramp family divalent metal transporter translates to MERSKQASHVDSVLNGPKGIKKFLPFLGPAFIAAIAYIDPGNFATNIAAGSQYGYLLLWVILFSNIMALIIQSLSAKLGIATGKNLAEVAREEFPKPVSIGLWIQGELVIIATDLAEFIGAALGIYLLFGIPMLESSIIAAIGSFAILELQRRGYRSLEAGITAMLFIVVLSFIAQMFFAKPDLQSVMHGLFTPQFKGTDSVLLAAGILGATVMPHAIYLHSALTQKRIVGRTDQEKKMIFRFEFFDILIAMLIAGFINAAMLIVASALFHANGFVVNDLDVAFTHFEQLVSPLSAILFGLGLLIAGLSSSSVGTMSGDVIMQGFINFRIPIYVRRLITIIPPIIIIASGVNPTSALVLSQVILSFGIGFALIPLIMFTSSKRIMGSLRNTRIITVLSWIIATVIVLLNLFLLYDTFF, encoded by the coding sequence GTGGAAAGAAGTAAACAGGCTTCTCATGTAGATTCTGTTTTAAATGGTCCTAAAGGAATTAAAAAGTTTCTGCCGTTTCTTGGTCCTGCCTTTATCGCTGCCATTGCTTATATTGATCCAGGTAATTTTGCTACAAATATCGCTGCAGGCTCCCAATACGGTTATTTATTATTATGGGTTATCTTGTTTTCTAATATTATGGCCTTAATCATTCAATCATTATCTGCAAAGTTAGGAATTGCTACAGGAAAAAACCTCGCCGAAGTAGCAAGAGAGGAATTTCCTAAACCCGTAAGCATCGGCTTATGGATTCAAGGTGAACTAGTCATTATCGCTACCGATTTAGCCGAATTCATTGGTGCTGCACTAGGTATTTATTTACTTTTCGGCATCCCAATGCTTGAATCCAGCATCATTGCTGCAATCGGCAGCTTTGCTATATTGGAGCTGCAAAGAAGAGGCTACCGCTCCCTTGAGGCTGGAATTACAGCGATGCTGTTCATCGTTGTCTTATCATTTATTGCACAAATGTTTTTTGCTAAACCAGATTTACAGTCTGTCATGCATGGTTTATTTACGCCACAGTTCAAAGGTACTGACAGTGTACTGCTTGCTGCAGGGATACTTGGGGCAACTGTTATGCCACATGCGATCTATTTACACTCTGCCTTAACTCAAAAGCGAATTGTCGGCAGAACGGACCAAGAAAAGAAAATGATCTTCCGTTTTGAGTTCTTTGATATCCTTATTGCCATGTTGATTGCAGGTTTTATCAATGCTGCTATGCTAATCGTTGCAAGTGCATTATTCCATGCAAATGGCTTTGTTGTTAATGATCTTGATGTTGCCTTCACGCATTTTGAGCAATTAGTTAGTCCGTTATCTGCCATATTATTCGGTTTAGGACTTTTAATTGCAGGCTTGTCCAGCTCTTCTGTTGGTACAATGTCTGGCGATGTTATCATGCAGGGCTTCATCAATTTCCGAATTCCGATTTATGTTAGAAGGCTGATTACCATTATCCCGCCGATCATCATCATTGCTTCAGGGGTTAACCCAACTTCAGCATTAGTATTAAGCCAGGTTATCCTGTCCTTTGGTATTGGCTTTGCTTTAATCCCACTAATTATGTTTACTAGCAGTAAACGAATTATGGGCAGTTTACGAAATACAAGGATAATAACTGTCCTCTCTTGGATTATTGCGACAGTTATCGTGCTATTAAACTTATTCTTGCTTTACGATACTTTTTTCTAA
- a CDS encoding DUF1871 family protein, with protein MDNQEVNVELVMLLNEWDPFKIGEGNYDTEIADCVYAVHKIDNVEELAVKIQEIYEFSFEETIPMENCVSISAKLLLTKESGSCAL; from the coding sequence ATGGATAATCAAGAAGTGAACGTAGAGCTAGTAATGCTTTTGAATGAATGGGATCCCTTCAAAATCGGGGAGGGAAATTATGATACCGAAATTGCAGATTGTGTCTATGCTGTCCATAAAATCGACAATGTAGAGGAACTTGCAGTAAAAATTCAGGAGATATACGAGTTTTCCTTCGAAGAAACGATTCCGATGGAAAATTGTGTTTCTATTTCAGCAAAGCTATTGCTTACAAAGGAAAGCGGTTCTTGTGCCCTTTAA
- a CDS encoding Lrp/AsnC family transcriptional regulator yields MKLTEKEIEVAEILEKNARITDEDISKMIEEDLQTTKEIVAKLEDMKVVVRYTSIVDWSKVEGHEGVTAMIDVKVTPKRGVGFDEVAQRIYRFKEVKSLYLMSGTYDLSVIIEGKSMNDVARFVSEKLSTLDSVLSTTTHFILKQYKHDGTIFEPNNDDKRIVVSP; encoded by the coding sequence ATGAAGTTGACAGAAAAAGAAATCGAAGTGGCAGAAATTTTAGAAAAAAACGCCCGTATTACAGATGAAGATATCTCTAAAATGATTGAGGAAGATTTGCAGACGACTAAAGAAATTGTAGCAAAATTGGAAGATATGAAAGTAGTTGTCCGCTATACGAGCATTGTGGACTGGTCGAAAGTGGAGGGTCATGAAGGCGTTACCGCAATGATCGATGTTAAGGTGACACCAAAGCGTGGAGTTGGCTTCGACGAGGTTGCACAAAGAATCTACCGCTTCAAAGAAGTGAAATCATTATACTTAATGTCAGGGACATACGATCTGTCTGTTATTATTGAAGGAAAATCAATGAACGATGTGGCTAGATTTGTGTCAGAAAAGCTGTCCACATTGGATTCAGTCTTGTCAACGACAACTCATTTTATCCTTAAGCAATACAAGCATGATGGGACAATTTTTGAACCGAATAATGATGATAAAAGGATAGTGGTGTCACCGTGA
- a CDS encoding aminotransferase, translating to MNQTKSYIADKVAEMKPSGIRRFFDLASNMEGVISLGVGEPDFVTSWSAREAAILSLEQGYTSYTANPGMLELREEISSYMNRRFHVEYNPKSEIIVTVGASQAIDIALRAILNPDEEVIVLEPCFVAYAPLVTLAGGNPVPVQTLKENEFKVLPEQLEAVITAKTKAIMICSPSNPTGSLLSASELEAIANVAKKHDLLIISDEIYAELCYDEEYTSMAAINEMWDRTLLISGFSKGFAMTGWRLGFVCAPEELTQAMLKIHQYSLMCAPTMAQFAGLEALKSGSNDVEDMRKSYRRRRNLVVQSLNDMGLSCHIPGGAFYAFPDITATGLTSEQFAEKLLMEEKVAVVPGNVFGESGEGHIRCSYASSLEQLQEALKRMKDFTDRYRQ from the coding sequence ATGAATCAGACAAAAAGCTATATTGCCGACAAAGTTGCGGAAATGAAGCCTTCGGGCATAAGGAGATTTTTTGATTTGGCATCCAACATGGAAGGAGTCATCTCACTTGGCGTTGGGGAGCCAGACTTTGTAACATCATGGTCTGCAAGGGAAGCCGCTATTCTCTCCTTGGAGCAAGGCTATACTTCCTATACGGCAAATCCAGGTATGCTGGAGCTGAGAGAGGAAATATCCTCTTATATGAACAGAAGGTTTCATGTTGAGTATAATCCTAAATCAGAAATTATTGTAACAGTTGGTGCAAGTCAAGCAATTGATATTGCTTTAAGAGCAATCTTAAATCCAGATGAGGAAGTTATTGTGCTTGAGCCATGCTTTGTTGCCTATGCACCGCTCGTTACCTTGGCAGGAGGCAACCCCGTTCCTGTACAAACATTAAAGGAAAATGAATTTAAGGTACTTCCTGAACAGCTTGAAGCTGTAATAACAGCAAAAACAAAAGCAATCATGATTTGTTCGCCGAGCAATCCGACAGGCTCTCTTTTGTCTGCATCTGAATTAGAGGCAATCGCAAATGTTGCTAAAAAGCATGATTTACTGATAATTTCAGATGAGATTTATGCAGAGCTATGCTATGACGAGGAATACACTAGTATGGCTGCAATAAACGAAATGTGGGACAGAACGTTGCTCATTTCCGGTTTTTCCAAAGGATTTGCCATGACTGGTTGGAGACTTGGCTTTGTGTGTGCACCAGAGGAATTAACGCAGGCTATGCTTAAAATTCATCAATACAGTTTAATGTGTGCACCTACAATGGCACAGTTTGCTGGACTTGAGGCACTGAAATCTGGCAGCAATGATGTCGAGGATATGAGAAAAAGCTATCGCCGCAGACGAAATCTTGTTGTACAGTCATTAAACGATATGGGCTTAAGCTGTCATATTCCCGGCGGAGCATTCTATGCATTCCCTGACATTACAGCAACAGGATTAACATCAGAGCAATTTGCAGAGAAGCTATTAATGGAAGAAAAAGTAGCAGTCGTACCAGGAAATGTTTTCGGTGAGAGTGGAGAAGGCCATATTCGTTGTTCCTATGCATCCTCATTAGAACAACTGCAAGAAGCTTTGAAAAGAATGAAGGATTTTACAGATAGATACAGACAATAA
- the yugI gene encoding S1 domain-containing post-transcriptional regulator GSP13, translated as MSDKIEVGSVLTGKVTGIQPYGAFVSLDENQQGLVHISEVTHGYVKDINEFLKVGDEVKVKVLSVDGNAGKIGLSIRATEEAPAAPADAEKTKKPRAKRQAAPVTVDADSSQGFNTLKDKLQEWIDQSNRSDLIKK; from the coding sequence ATGTCAGATAAAATCGAAGTTGGAAGTGTATTAACAGGAAAGGTAACTGGAATTCAGCCATACGGCGCTTTCGTTTCTCTAGACGAAAACCAACAAGGGCTTGTTCATATTTCAGAAGTAACACATGGCTATGTTAAGGATATCAATGAATTCCTTAAAGTTGGCGACGAAGTTAAAGTGAAAGTTCTATCTGTTGATGGAAATGCAGGAAAAATCGGATTATCTATCCGTGCTACTGAAGAAGCACCGGCAGCTCCAGCAGATGCTGAAAAAACAAAAAAACCTCGCGCTAAGCGCCAAGCAGCTCCTGTTACTGTTGATGCAGACAGCAGCCAAGGCTTCAATACACTTAAAGACAAATTGCAAGAGTGGATTGACCAATCAAACCGCAGCGATTTAATTAAGAAGTAA
- a CDS encoding DUF378 domain-containing protein: MSGIQRTALVLTIIGAINWGLIGFFQFDLVAAIFGGQESALSRIIYGLVGLAGLINLGLLFKPSAEVSREPEPRSIK; this comes from the coding sequence ATGAGTGGTATTCAAAGAACAGCATTAGTGTTGACAATTATAGGAGCAATAAATTGGGGACTAATTGGATTTTTTCAATTTGATTTAGTAGCAGCCATTTTTGGCGGGCAAGAATCTGCATTATCTAGAATCATCTATGGATTGGTTGGACTTGCAGGCTTAATCAATTTAGGACTCCTATTCAAGCCTAGTGCCGAAGTATCTCGTGAACCTGAACCAAGATCAATTAAATAA
- a CDS encoding iron-containing alcohol dehydrogenase, producing the protein MNNFTFYNPTKLIFGKGQLSQLADQLAPYGNKILLVYGGGSIKRSGLYDQVVGILKENNKEVFELSGVEPNPRLTTVQRGVDICKTEGIDFILAVGGGSVIDCTKAISVGAKYDGDPWDIVTRKAIPTQAVPFGTVLTLAATGSEMNSGSVITNWETQEKYGWGSPLTFPVFSILDPENTYTVPKNQTIYGIVDMMSHVLEHYFHLEENTQFQDYMCESLLKTVMETGPKLVEDLENFEYRSTILYSGTMALNGMLNMGYQGDWATHNIEHAVSAVYDIPHGGGLAILFPNWMKHNLSVKPSRFKQLAVRVFGVDPEGKTDEQAGLEGIEKLREFWNSIGAPSTLADYDIDDSKLELMVDRAMARGEFGRFNLLKAEDVRAIYKASL; encoded by the coding sequence ATGAATAATTTCACATTTTATAACCCGACAAAATTGATTTTTGGGAAGGGCCAATTATCGCAGCTCGCGGATCAGCTTGCTCCGTACGGAAATAAAATCCTTCTCGTTTATGGTGGAGGAAGCATTAAACGCAGCGGCCTTTATGACCAAGTTGTTGGCATCTTAAAAGAAAATAATAAAGAAGTGTTTGAACTGTCAGGAGTAGAGCCAAACCCTCGTTTAACAACTGTTCAAAGAGGTGTAGATATCTGTAAGACAGAAGGAATTGATTTTATTTTAGCTGTTGGCGGCGGAAGTGTTATTGATTGTACAAAAGCTATTTCTGTCGGCGCTAAATATGATGGAGATCCATGGGATATTGTGACAAGAAAAGCAATACCTACACAAGCAGTACCATTTGGAACAGTATTAACACTTGCTGCTACAGGCTCTGAGATGAACTCAGGTTCTGTTATTACTAATTGGGAAACACAAGAAAAGTATGGCTGGGGAAGCCCATTAACATTCCCTGTTTTCTCTATTCTTGATCCAGAGAATACATATACAGTGCCAAAAAACCAAACGATTTATGGAATTGTAGATATGATGTCACATGTTCTTGAGCATTATTTCCATTTAGAAGAGAACACACAATTCCAAGATTATATGTGTGAGTCTTTACTGAAGACCGTGATGGAAACAGGTCCTAAACTTGTTGAGGACTTGGAGAATTTTGAATATCGTTCAACAATCCTATATTCCGGCACAATGGCATTAAACGGCATGCTTAACATGGGTTACCAAGGAGATTGGGCAACACATAATATTGAGCATGCGGTGTCAGCTGTTTATGACATTCCGCACGGAGGAGGACTTGCCATTCTTTTCCCTAACTGGATGAAGCATAACCTGAGTGTGAAGCCTTCAAGATTCAAGCAGCTTGCTGTAAGAGTATTTGGAGTGGACCCAGAAGGTAAAACAGATGAGCAAGCTGGATTGGAAGGCATCGAAAAACTGAGAGAATTCTGGAACAGCATCGGTGCACCATCAACGCTTGCAGACTATGATATTGATGACAGCAAGCTTGAGCTAATGGTTGACAGAGCAATGGCAAGAGGAGAATTCGGACGCTTTAATTTATTGAAGGCAGAAGACGTTCGCGCTATATACAAAGCATCCCTGTAA
- a CDS encoding glucose-6-phosphate isomerase — translation MTHVRFDYSKALSFFGEHEITYLSDAVKVAHHSLHEKTGAGSDFLGWIDLPVDYDKEEFSRILKSSQKIQNDSEVLLVIGIGGSYLGARAAIEMLNHSFHNALSKDKRKTPQIIFIGKDISSTYMSDVIDFLGDKDFSINVISKSGTTTEPAIAFRIFRKLLEEKYGAEEAKSRIYATTDKARGALKTLATEEGFETFVIPDDVGGRYSVLTAVGLLPIAVSGADIEKMMKGAAAAREDFSSSELSENAAYQYAAVRNVLYNKGKTIEMLINYEPGLQYFSEWWKQLFGESEGKDQKGIYPSSANFSTDLHSLGQYVQEGRRDIFETVVKVDKPRHELTIEAAENDLDGLNYLAGKTVDFVNNKAFEGTLLAHTDGGVPNLIVTIPEMDEYTFGYLVYFFEKACAISGYLLGVNPFDQPGVEAYKVNMFALLGKPGFEEKKAELESRLK, via the coding sequence ATGACACACGTTCGTTTTGATTACTCAAAGGCATTAAGCTTTTTTGGAGAACATGAAATTACATACTTATCTGATGCGGTTAAAGTTGCTCATCATTCCTTACATGAAAAAACTGGAGCAGGAAGCGACTTCTTAGGCTGGATTGATCTTCCTGTTGATTATGATAAAGAAGAATTTTCCCGTATTTTAAAATCATCACAAAAGATCCAAAACGATTCTGAAGTTTTGCTTGTAATCGGAATTGGTGGATCTTATCTTGGAGCACGTGCAGCAATCGAAATGCTGAACCACAGCTTCCATAATGCTTTATCTAAGGATAAAAGAAAAACTCCACAAATCATCTTCATCGGAAAAGACATCAGCTCTACATATATGAGCGATGTTATTGATTTCTTAGGTGATAAGGATTTCTCTATCAACGTTATTTCTAAATCTGGTACAACAACAGAGCCAGCAATTGCATTCCGTATTTTCCGCAAGCTATTGGAAGAGAAATACGGTGCAGAGGAAGCTAAATCAAGAATTTATGCAACAACTGACAAAGCGCGCGGTGCATTAAAAACACTTGCTACTGAAGAAGGCTTTGAAACGTTTGTTATTCCTGATGATGTTGGCGGACGCTATTCTGTCCTTACAGCGGTAGGTTTGCTTCCAATCGCAGTTAGTGGTGCAGATATTGAGAAAATGATGAAGGGTGCAGCAGCTGCTCGTGAAGACTTCAGCTCTTCAGAATTAAGTGAAAATGCTGCATACCAATATGCTGCAGTACGTAATGTCCTTTACAATAAAGGCAAAACAATTGAAATGCTTATCAACTATGAGCCAGGACTTCAATATTTCTCTGAGTGGTGGAAACAGCTGTTCGGTGAAAGTGAAGGAAAAGACCAAAAAGGTATTTATCCGTCTTCCGCTAACTTCTCAACTGATTTGCACTCATTAGGGCAATATGTTCAAGAAGGTCGCCGCGACATTTTTGAAACAGTTGTTAAAGTGGACAAGCCTCGTCATGAATTAACGATTGAAGCAGCAGAAAACGATCTTGATGGCTTAAACTACCTTGCAGGTAAAACTGTTGACTTTGTAAATAACAAGGCATTTGAAGGTACGCTTCTTGCACATACAGATGGCGGTGTGCCAAATCTAATCGTTACAATTCCTGAAATGGATGAATACACTTTCGGTTACTTAGTGTACTTCTTCGAGAAAGCATGCGCAATCAGCGGATACCTTCTTGGAGTTAACCCATTCGACCAACCAGGTGTTGAAGCATATAAAGTTAATATGTTCGCATTGCTTGGCAAACCAGGCTTCGAAGAGAAAAAAGCAGAACTTGAGAGCCGTTTAAAATAA
- a CDS encoding four-helix bundle copper-binding protein, producing MLVEQDQTLIRALQECMIATNHCLNECLAEDESNMMIDCIRLDRECMEFCSNLEQAIIRQSPYAKELAELCLKVCEACAQECQKHDHKHCQYCADICLQCMEACKTYLKK from the coding sequence ATGTTAGTAGAACAGGATCAGACATTAATAAGGGCTTTACAGGAATGCATGATAGCAACTAATCACTGCTTGAATGAATGTCTTGCTGAAGATGAATCAAATATGATGATAGATTGTATTCGCTTAGACCGGGAATGCATGGAGTTTTGCTCCAACTTAGAACAAGCAATTATCCGCCAATCTCCATATGCGAAGGAACTTGCTGAGCTTTGCCTGAAGGTTTGTGAAGCGTGTGCCCAGGAATGCCAAAAGCATGATCATAAACATTGCCAATATTGTGCAGATATTTGCTTGCAATGTATGGAAGCATGTAAAACATACTTAAAAAAGTAA
- a CDS encoding potassium channel family protein: protein MPNTVLTAFLRLPISIRILSIAVSIILFFGMVITIVEPDNFPSFFEGVWWAIITASTVGYGDYSPTTIVGRVTGMLLILTGAGFLSTYLVTLATAAVARQNAFMEGKSAYKGQDHIVIIGWNERSKALIQSISKDGKKAVITLVDESLSQNPSPESLHFIQGNPNIDATLLRANILKASKVIITADQSKDEMYADMNSILTLLAIKGLNPAVPCIIEILTVEQVTNANRAGADEIIQTNRLSSFVMHSSLNSQDTMIAFLDLLGNFKDKRLQIVPLGEWKNEERLDFAALSSYLLLDDKLLLGVKRGSQSYIKPGASFMVEEKDELILIAGF, encoded by the coding sequence TTGCCGAACACTGTACTCACCGCATTTCTACGTCTTCCGATCAGTATCAGAATTCTATCTATTGCAGTTTCCATTATTTTATTTTTCGGAATGGTCATTACGATAGTAGAGCCTGACAACTTCCCATCCTTTTTTGAAGGAGTATGGTGGGCAATTATCACAGCATCTACAGTCGGATATGGGGATTACTCTCCTACTACAATAGTAGGAAGAGTGACAGGCATGCTGCTTATTCTCACTGGAGCAGGTTTTTTATCAACGTACTTAGTGACATTAGCAACAGCAGCAGTAGCCAGACAAAATGCCTTTATGGAAGGAAAATCAGCTTATAAAGGACAAGATCACATTGTTATTATCGGATGGAATGAACGTTCTAAGGCACTGATTCAATCCATCTCTAAGGATGGTAAAAAAGCAGTCATTACACTTGTTGATGAATCGCTCTCTCAAAATCCAAGCCCTGAGTCCCTTCATTTTATTCAAGGGAACCCAAATATTGATGCAACGCTTCTTCGCGCTAATATTTTGAAGGCAAGCAAAGTCATTATTACTGCTGATCAAAGTAAAGACGAAATGTATGCTGATATGAATTCCATTTTGACATTGCTCGCTATAAAAGGTTTAAACCCTGCAGTTCCTTGTATTATTGAAATTTTGACTGTAGAGCAAGTAACGAATGCCAATCGCGCTGGCGCTGATGAAATCATTCAAACAAATCGACTGTCAAGCTTTGTCATGCACAGCAGTCTTAATTCTCAAGATACAATGATTGCCTTCCTTGATTTGTTAGGAAATTTCAAAGATAAAAGATTACAAATTGTCCCACTTGGAGAATGGAAGAACGAGGAAAGGCTTGATTTCGCTGCTCTCAGTTCGTATCTTCTTCTTGATGACAAACTTTTATTAGGGGTAAAAAGAGGCAGTCAATCTTATATTAAGCCAGGTGCATCCTTTATGGTGGAAGAAAAAGATGAGCTTATCCTGATAGCCGGATTTTAG
- a CDS encoding TetR/AcrR family transcriptional regulator, which yields MKEKEKKIIDSALKLFAQKGYSSTSIQEIANDCGISKGAFYIYFKSKDTLLFAILDYYYKELVELFDNIKHKDITAKDKLVEQTSAFFEHALKHKDFIIMQTREQAIPLNDSIKQLIIQMQTDIREFSLDYLLELYGEKTSPFHLDLQIMYEGLLQSFLRLLLHGQIDMSAMNLSQYLWRRMDSIVDGISGDTPIFTEANLHKLLHKPKIDFLAENTEKVIDILNQIRKKAEGYPDKDSIEITLDVLESEIKTDSPRNPIIQGMLSNLAGHDELQESIEKIKRHYCISPFTK from the coding sequence TTGAAAGAGAAAGAAAAAAAAATAATAGACTCTGCGCTAAAGCTTTTCGCGCAAAAAGGATATTCCTCCACCTCCATTCAAGAAATAGCAAATGATTGCGGAATATCCAAAGGTGCTTTTTATATATATTTCAAGTCGAAGGATACATTATTGTTTGCTATCCTTGATTATTATTACAAGGAATTAGTAGAGCTATTTGACAACATCAAACATAAAGACATTACAGCAAAAGACAAGCTGGTTGAACAAACATCAGCCTTTTTTGAACATGCCTTAAAACATAAAGACTTCATTATCATGCAAACACGCGAGCAGGCAATTCCGCTAAATGATTCCATTAAGCAATTAATAATCCAAATGCAGACAGATATTAGAGAATTTTCTTTAGATTACTTACTTGAATTATACGGAGAAAAAACTAGTCCCTTTCACTTGGATTTACAGATCATGTATGAAGGATTGTTGCAGTCATTTTTGAGGCTTCTGCTTCATGGACAGATTGACATGAGTGCAATGAATCTGTCTCAATATTTATGGAGAAGAATGGATTCAATCGTGGATGGGATATCGGGCGACACCCCTATCTTCACAGAAGCCAATTTACACAAATTACTGCATAAGCCGAAAATCGATTTTCTGGCAGAAAATACGGAAAAAGTAATCGATATCCTTAATCAAATCCGCAAAAAAGCAGAAGGATATCCAGATAAGGATTCAATTGAAATTACATTGGACGTACTGGAATCGGAAATAAAAACAGACTCGCCTCGTAATCCTATTATCCAAGGAATGCTTTCAAACCTTGCAGGACATGACGAGCTGCAAGAATCAATTGAGAAAATCAAAAGACATTATTGCATTTCTCCCTTTACTAAGTGA
- a CDS encoding GTP cyclohydrolase II — MKKEVIDLLQNKMNMIPFKEDKKLCLVGPVKLPVQLEDKVVTFQWYTWLPITEQQSKEELLKSLPSLNLAEYQQSSVLVYGDFEHIDETLIRMHSICHTGDIFGSKRCDCGYQLHQSMKMIVDNGSGALFYLANHEGRGIGLFTKSLAYLLQQEGMDTVEANHALDFADDTRSYEEPISVLQALRTKPVKLITNNPKKLEALKKLGLTAEENVPLWGDRSEFNEKYLDTKVMKSGHIPLQEEIVTF, encoded by the coding sequence ATGAAAAAAGAAGTAATTGATCTTCTTCAAAATAAAATGAATATGATACCTTTCAAGGAAGACAAGAAATTATGCTTAGTTGGGCCTGTTAAGCTGCCCGTTCAGCTTGAGGATAAAGTGGTAACATTCCAATGGTATACATGGCTGCCGATTACCGAGCAACAATCAAAAGAGGAGCTTCTAAAGAGCTTGCCTTCATTAAATCTTGCTGAGTACCAGCAGTCATCAGTACTAGTATATGGAGACTTTGAACATATAGATGAAACGCTAATCCGCATGCACAGCATTTGCCATACAGGGGATATATTCGGAAGCAAACGCTGTGATTGTGGGTACCAGCTGCACCAGTCAATGAAGATGATTGTTGATAACGGCAGCGGAGCACTTTTCTACTTGGCAAACCATGAAGGTCGAGGAATTGGTCTATTCACTAAGTCATTAGCTTATCTGCTTCAACAAGAAGGCATGGATACTGTAGAGGCAAATCATGCCCTTGATTTTGCTGATGATACAAGAAGCTATGAAGAGCCAATCAGTGTTCTGCAAGCATTGCGTACAAAGCCTGTTAAATTAATTACTAATAACCCGAAAAAGCTGGAAGCATTGAAAAAGCTCGGATTAACTGCAGAAGAAAATGTTCCTCTTTGGGGAGACAGATCAGAATTTAATGAGAAGTATTTAGATACGAAGGTCATGAAATCCGGACATATCCCATTACAAGAAGAAATTGTGACTTTTTGA
- the ribD gene encoding bifunctional diaminohydroxyphosphoribosylaminopyrimidine deaminase/5-amino-6-(5-phosphoribosylamino)uracil reductase RibD, with protein sequence MIKTDHDFMKMALDLAETAKGKTNPNPVVGAILVKDGVIVGSGLHRKAGEPHAEVHAFKMAGEHAKGATLYVTLEPCSHYGKTPPCANLVKDSGVKRVVVAAQDPNPSVAGKGIGIIKNAGIEVEVGVLEEEAKKLNERFMHNMITQTPFVISKVAMTLDGKIAAYTGHSQWITGEEARKEVHYLRNEVDAILVGVGTVLADNPRLTTRLDLPAKNPIRIILDSKLRTPIDANVADCSEAQTIIVTGLDINHEKASALKEKGVKIIQVSDEGRLDLKEAMKRLYEEGITDILLEGGSEVNASFMRDGLIQKYIVYIAPKILGGKSSYTPFRGEDVETVDEAVQLRFETVEKVGEDLKVFAYPAG encoded by the coding sequence ATGATAAAAACTGATCATGATTTTATGAAAATGGCATTGGACCTTGCAGAAACTGCTAAGGGGAAAACAAATCCGAATCCAGTAGTCGGTGCAATCTTAGTTAAGGATGGCGTTATTGTCGGTTCTGGTCTGCACAGGAAAGCAGGTGAGCCCCATGCAGAGGTTCATGCCTTCAAGATGGCTGGTGAGCATGCGAAAGGCGCGACACTCTATGTCACATTGGAGCCATGCTCCCATTACGGGAAAACACCACCATGTGCAAATTTAGTGAAGGACTCTGGTGTGAAAAGAGTTGTAGTTGCAGCGCAGGATCCGAATCCGTCTGTTGCTGGCAAGGGCATTGGCATTATCAAGAATGCTGGTATCGAAGTGGAGGTTGGTGTGCTTGAGGAGGAAGCAAAAAAGCTAAATGAGCGCTTTATGCACAATATGATCACACAAACTCCATTTGTTATCTCTAAGGTTGCCATGACATTAGACGGCAAAATTGCGGCCTATACAGGTCACAGTCAATGGATTACAGGGGAGGAAGCCAGGAAAGAGGTGCATTATCTTCGCAATGAAGTTGATGCAATCCTTGTCGGTGTAGGAACGGTATTAGCTGACAATCCAAGATTAACGACTCGATTAGACCTGCCTGCAAAAAATCCAATTCGGATTATTTTAGACAGCAAGCTACGAACGCCAATTGATGCAAATGTGGCAGATTGCTCTGAAGCTCAAACGATCATTGTTACAGGACTAGATATCAATCATGAAAAGGCTTCGGCATTAAAAGAGAAGGGCGTTAAAATCATTCAGGTGTCTGATGAGGGAAGGCTTGATCTGAAGGAAGCAATGAAGAGACTGTATGAAGAGGGGATAACAGATATCCTGCTTGAAGGTGGCAGTGAAGTGAATGCAAGCTTCATGAGAGATGGCCTTATTCAAAAATACATTGTTTACATTGCACCAAAGATTTTAGGCGGAAAATCCTCCTATACTCCTTTTAGAGGGGAAGACGTGGAAACAGTCGATGAGGCTGTTCAATTGAGGTTTGAAACAGTAGAAAAGGTAGGAGAAGACTTAAAAGTTTTCGCATACCCGGCTGGTTAA